The sequence below is a genomic window from Candidatus Thermokryptus mobilis.
ATCTTTATTTTCAAAAACTGTGCCAAAACCTTTACCAATTGATTTTCAATTAAATTTTTGATAAAAGATCTGATATTGTCGGTATTCCGACGTCGGCGTGGCGACACCTGTCGGTATTCCAACATTAAAAAATAGGAAGGGCTATCTTGATATGCCAAGTTTTTTAATCTTATCGTAAAGCGTAGTTCTTGGGATTTTCAAAACCTTAGCAGTTTTACTAATATTCCAATCGTTTTTCATAAGCTGATATTCAATATAAAGCTTTTCAAATTCGCAAAGCGGTAAATCAACAACATTACCTCCGGTCACCTGATGTATCATTTCTCCAATCACTCTATTCTGCGACTTGATGTTCTCTTCAAAGTCATCAGGTAGATTTGATAATATCGTCTCATCCTCATCAGCTCTTGCTACCATATCGGCAATGTAATTTTCCAACTCCCGCACATTTCCAACCCTCCAATCATAAGCAACTAACATTCTCATAACTTCATTTGAAATTCCTTTGATGCTCTTGCCATGCTCACGCGAATACTTATCTACGAAATACTTCACTAAAAGCGGTATATCCTCTTTTCTTTCCCTCAATGGCGGTATTCTAACTTTATGTCTTGATATGCGATTGTAAAAATCAGGCAACGCCCCTCTGTCCAACCATTTATCTGGCTCTTCGTTCAAAGCGATAACTAAAACAACATCAACTTTTTTCACCTCATTGCTTCCAATTCTTCTTACCTCTCCTGACTCAAGAAATCTTAAAAGTTTGCTCTGAAATTCTGCTGTCGTCTTGTTTATCTCATCAAGGAAAACAATCCCACCGTCACACTCCTCAAAAATTCCCTTTTTATCTCTATTAGCGCCAGTGAAAGCACCCTTGACATGACCGAACAATTCCGACTCAAGTAAATTTACCGGGATAGATGCGCAATTTACAGCTGTAAAACTTTTACCATACATCTTTGCAAGATACCTTGCAAAAAGTTCTTTCCCCGTGCCCGTCTCTCCAATCAAAAGAACACTTTTGACCTTGCTCTTCGCATACTTTTCAAGATCCCTGAGAGCGTTTTTCAAACTTTTACTCTTGCCTACGATCTTAACTTCATCAGTATCAACTTTTACAATCGGCTCGCTAAAATCTTCGTAATTTTGAATCCTTTCAACAAGTTCTGTATAACTTATCTCATCTGGAAATACATTTCTATACTTCTCTCCCAACCTCAAAAAAGGAATCTCAGCAAGCGTTATCTTAACTTCATCAGTATTTATTTTTTTACCCTTTCCTATCTCTATAAATTCTGGCTTTTTCGGTTTGTAAAAGAATTTCGGATTGCCTTCAACCTCTGGAGGCGAAACAAGAACATGGTAAAGACGGTCTTGCTTTCTACCAACAAGTGCCATAGCAAGCCCAGCAAAAACCGACATAGTTTTCCTCCCACCAGCAACCGAACAATGAAGCACAACATCATCTCTTTTTGAAAATTCCCTTATCACACTTGTTATAAAATCAGAAGCACATTCATTATGAACACTATCACGGATATCATCAAGTTCGTTGCCTTCTCTATCCCTTATAACCAGTATGTTTTTTTCGGTAAATTTCGGACGTGTTTTAAACTCCTTACAAAATTTTTCAAACACACCATCTTTCCCAAGCAATGGGGGTAAATCCCCCCTANNNNNNNNNNNNNNNNNNNNNNNNNNNNNNNNNNNNNNNNNNNNNNNNNNNNNNNNNNNNNNNNNNNNNNNNNNNNNNNNNNNNNNNNNNNNNNNNNNNNNNNNNNNNNNNNNNNNNNNNNNNNNNNNNNNNNNNNNNNNNNNNNNNNNNNNNNNNNNNNNNNNNNNNNNNNNNNNNNNNNNNNNNNNNNNNNNNNNNNNNNNNNNNNNNNNNNNNNNNNNNNNNNNNNNNNNNNNNNNNNNNNNNNNNNNNNNNNNNNNNNNNNNNNNNNNNNNNNNNNNNNNNNNNNNNNNNNNNNNNNNNNNNNNNNNNNNNNNNNNNNNNNNNNNNNNNNNNNNNNNNNNNNNNNNNNNNNNNNNNNNNNNNNNNNNNNNNNNNNNNNNNNNNNNNNNNNNNNNNNNNNNNNNNNNNNNNNNNNNNNNNNNNNNNNNNNNNNNNNNNNNNNNNNNNNNNNNNNNNNNNNNNNNNNNNNNNNNNNNNNNNNNNNNNNNNNNNNNNNNNNNNNNNNNNNNNNNNNNNNNNNNNNNNNNNNNNNNNNNNNNNNNNNNNNNNNNNNCCCAAACGAAGTAGTTATCACAATGATCTCGTCAATGTCAATTCCCTTCTGAACCTTCAAACACCAAAGCGTTTCAGTTAAAATTTGCGGTGTTGAACCAAGGATAGAGATCAAAATATTTTTCATAATCTCATCCCCCTGTCAAATTCAAAAAATGAAGACCTCTATTTGTTATCCTTATCCTATAATCCCTTCCATTCTCATCTTTCTCCACCTCAATGAGTCCATAAAGATTCAACCTATCAATCTCATCTGTATAATTACTCTTAAGTTTATTATACTCAGACCCACTCCTCGGGACCTTGTCCGAAAGAAGCTTTAATAAATCCACCTCCCTTCCCTTGGGCAAATAGAAAAGCTCGGGCAAAAACACGACCTCTTTGAATTCCTCATTCATATAATAAACTTTGCAACCCGTTAGAAAACCAGCAAGCGCACAAGCTATAACATGTGCCTTCAACCCACCTGTCGGATTGATGTAAACATCATATCCTTCTTCTTTCTTCTTCAACACAAGATAAATAAATCTATCAAGCATCTCTGCAACCCCCTTGGCAAATTCATCCCTCGCATACCTATCATCATAAAATTGCGCTTCCACAAAATAAGCAGGAAAAGTTGGATTATCATAAATTCTATAACTTTGTTTCTTCAAAAACTCTGCAATAGTGCGAAGACATATTTCATTTGAATAAGTGTTCGTCCCAGAAAGATAAACCTCAACATTTGAAGGAACTTTCCCCCTTACAACCTTTAAAAATGTGTTCAACTCAGCGCTGTTTTTTTCCGGATTTGATGATAAAAACTGATAAATATCTTCCATAAATTTGACATCATCAATCATATTTCTCCAATATTCGTTATCCGCATGCGATGCGCTGTTTTTTATCTCCCTCTGATAGTTCGTCAAAAGCGAATTCCCGACATT
It includes:
- a CDS encoding putative CRISPR-associated protein: MKKEFHIINVGNSLLTNYQREIKNSASHADNEYWRNMIDDVKFMEDIYQFLSSNPEKNSAELNTFLKVVRGKVPSNVEVYLSGTNTYSNEICLRTIAEFLKKQSYRIYDNPTFPAYFVEAQFYDDRYARDEFAKGVAEMLDRFIYLVLKKKEEGYDVYINPTGGLKAHVIACALAGFLTGCKVYYMNEEFKEVVFLPELFYLPKGREVDLLKLLSDKVPRSGSEYNKLKSNYTDEIDRLNLYGLIEVEKDENGRDYRIRITNRGLHFLNLTGG
- the csm6 gene encoding CRISPR-associated ring nuclease Csm6, translated to RGDLPPLLGKDGVFEKFCKEFKTRPKFTEKNILVIRDREGNELDDIRDSVHNECASDFITSVIREFSKRDDVVLHCSVAGGRKTMSVFAGLAMALVGRKQDRLYHVLVSPPEVEGNPKFFYKPKKPEFIEIGKGKKINTDEVKITLAEIPFLRLGEKYRNVFPDEISYTELVERIQNYEDFSEPIVKVDTDEVKIVGKSKSLKNALRDLEKYAKSKVKSVLLIGETGTGKELFARYLAKMYGKSFTAVNCASIPVNLLESELFGHVKGAFTGANRDKKGIFEECDGGIVFLDEINKTTAEFQSKLLRFLESGEVRRIGSNEVKKVDVVLVIALNEEPDKWLDRGALPDFYNRISRHKVRIPPLRERKEDIPLLVKYFVDKYSREHGKSIKGISNEVMRMLVAYDWRVGNVRELENYIADMVARADEDETILSNLPDDFEENIKSQNRVIGEMIHQVTGGNVVDLPLCEFEKLYIEYQLMKNDWNISKTAKVLKIPRTTLYDKIKKLGISR